In the Paramormyrops kingsleyae isolate MSU_618 chromosome 6, PKINGS_0.4, whole genome shotgun sequence genome, one interval contains:
- the usp11 gene encoding ubiquitin carboxyl-terminal hydrolase 11 isoform X2, translating into MENVLTEKFSRADSIFAIQKTMRRLFEVPETAETRLWMKSSDTTCERLRNVHISVLESCLSSGMTVIMEMRNTDGTWPSSRPQIMRNSMDEQDSYHGQPGVCGLTNLGNTCFMNSALQCLSNTPPLTEYFLCNGYLEELNFTNPLGMKGEIAEAYADVIKQMWSGRHYSVVPRIFKTKVGHFASQFLGYQQHDSQELLSFLLDGLHEDLNRVKNKEYIELRDADGRPDQAVAEEAWRNHRRRNDSVIVDIFHGLFKSTLVCPECHKVSVTFDPFCYLSVPLPVSKERVMEVFFVSLDPAAKPKQYRLVVPKAGKVSDLCLALSQLTNVPASQMIVADVFNHRFYKIYQADESLSCILDRDDIFVYELSRGSVEEDGDEVVLALYLRERSHYRDYGSGSSNYGTSLFGHPLLISTPRSLCSQEALYLYFLQRLARYVRQPDPSEEVDEEEEADDDDDEEEELYKTQTNGVSDDDDEEESDKPGPSKREGDGQADGSESEVNHANNITGEEDTAVANSRRKKGCAAEDGESAGATVSEELPDASGSPQAARQQPSEEDEDGEEEVDKDEATPPSPQSSERQPKRKCCPTKRSKSLFSIQAVNSNGTTERGLGDGGNTFSFSSQPYVAIDWDPDMKKKHYNENEAEKYMKDRSMEIPHQQARVDLQQCIELFTTVETLEEENPWYCPLCKKHQLATKKLDLWSLPEVLIIHLKRFSYTKYSREKLDTIVDFPLRDLDFSQFLLRKTDSDREPPSRYDLMAVSNHYGGLRDGHYTSYARNKDNGQWYYFDDSKVTYAREEQIVTNAAYLLFYQRQDKIRQPILPAPSDSCSSSPPVPSTTTPPFRDKVDGASSSVNMETD; encoded by the exons ATGGAGAACGTTCTCACTGAGAAATTCAGCCGCGCAGACTCTATAT TTGCGATTCAGAAGACCATGCGGAGGCTGTTTGAGGTACCAGAGACTGCGGAGACCAGGCTGTGGATGAAAAGCTCTGACACAACCTGTGAGAGGCTGCGCAATGTTCACATCAGCGTGCTTGAGTCCTGTCTCAGCTCTGGCATG ACAGTGATCATGGAGATGAGGAACACTGATGGTACCTGGCCCAGCTCCAGACCTCAAATTAT GAGGAACTCTATGGACGAGCAGGACTCGTACCACGGCCAGCCAGGAGTGTGTGGCCTCACTAACTTGGGAAACACATGCTTCATGAATTCTGCCCTTCAG TGTCTCAGCAACACCCCTCCCCTGACGGAGTACTTCTTATGCAATGGCTACCTGGAGGAGCTGAACTTCACCAACCCGCTGGGTATGAAAGGCGAGATCGCCGAGGCTTATGCTGACGTCATCAAGCAGATGTGGTCCGGCCGCCATTACTCTGTGGTGCCTCGTATCTTCAAG ACCAAGGTGGGCCACTTTGCCTCCCAGTTTCTGGGCTATCAGCAGCACGATTCCCAGGAGCTGCTCTCCTTCCTGCTTGATGGCTTGCACGAGGACCTCAACCGTGTCAAGAACAAGGAGTATATAGAGTTACGGGATGCTGATGGTAGACCTGACCAG GCTGTGGCTGAGGAGGCTTGGCGTAACCACCGGCGACGGAACGACTCCGTGATTGTGGACATTTTTCATGGATTGTTCAAGTCCACCCTTGTCTGCCCCGAATGCCACAAAGTGTCTGTCACCTTTGACCCCTTCTGTTACCTGAGTGTGCCCTTGCCTGTCAGCAAGGAGAGAGTGATGGAAGTATTTTTTGTCTCTCTTGACCCAGCAGCCAAACCCAAGCAG TATCGCTTGGTTGTACCCAAAGCAGGCAAAGTGTCAGATCTATGTTTGGCTCTGTCCCAACTGACCAATGTGCCAGCCAGTCAG ATGATCGTGGCTGATGTGTTCAACCATCGCTTCTATAAGATCTACCAGGCTGATGAGTCCCTTAGCTGTATCCTGGATCGGGACGACAtctttgt CTATGAGCTGAGCAGGGGCTCCGTCGAGGAGGATggagacgaggtggtgctggcACTCTACCTGCGAGAGCGCTCGCACTACCGCGACTACGGCTCAGGCAGCAGCAACTACGGCACATCGCTGTTCGGCCATCCGCTGCTGATCTCCACGCCGCGCAGCCTATGCTCTCAGGAGGCCCTCTACCTCTACTTCCTTCAGCGTTTGGC ACGCTACGTTCGTCAGCCGGACCCATCGGAAGAGGtggatgaagaggaggaggcagatgatgacgatgatgaggAAGAAGAGCTGTATAAGACTCAGACCAACGGAGTGAGCGATG ATGACGACGAAGAAGAGAGTGACAAGCCAGGGCCCTCCAAGAGAGAGGGGGACGGCCAAGCCGATGGCTCAGAGTCTGAGGTCAACCATGCGAACAACATTACGGGAGAGGAGGACACTGCTGTGGCCAACAGCAGAAGGAAAAAGGGTTGTGCTGCGGAGGATGGAGAGTCAGCTGGAGCCACCGTCTCAGAGGAGTTACCAGATGCTTCTGGCAGCCCGCAGGCTGCCAGGCAGCAGCCCTctgaggaggatgaggatggcGAAGAGGAAGTAGATAAGGATGAAGCCACACCCCCCAGCCCTCAGTCCAGTGAGCGCCAACCGAAGAGAAAGTGCTGTCCCACTAAACGCAGCAAGTCGCTGTTCTCCATCCAGGCGGTGAACTCCAACGGCACCACAGAGAGGGGCCTGGGTGACGGCGGAAACACCTTCTCTTTCAGCT ctcaGCCCTACGTCGCCATTGACTGGGACCCCGACATGAAGAAGAAGCACTACAATGAGAACGAGGCTGAG AAGTACATGAAGGACAGGAGCATGGAGATCCCTCACCAACAAGCCAGGGTGGATCTGCAGCAGTGCATCGAACTCTTCACCACCGTGGAGACACTGGAGGAAGAGAATCCCTGGTAC TGCCCATTATGCAAGAAGCATCAGCTGGCAACAAAGAAATTGGACCTGTGGTCCCTCCCAGAAGTCCTCATCATCCACCTGAAGCGCTTCTCTTACACCAAGTATTCCCGTGAGAAGCTGGATACAATAGTGGATTTCCCCCTAAG GGATCTGGATTTTTCGCAGTTTCTGCTGAGGAAGACAGATTCTGACAGGGAACCTCCAAGCCGATATGATTTGATGGCTGTTTCTAATCACTATGGCGGACTCAGAGATGGACATT ATACCAGTTATGCGCGGAACAAGGACAATGGCCAATGGTATTACTTCGATGACAGCAAGGTGACCTATGCAAGGGAGGAACAAATTGTG ACCAATGCTGCCTACCTCTTGTTCTACCAACGACAAGACAAGATCCGCCAGCCCATCCTGCCTGCTCCCTCGGATAGCTGCTCCTCATCTCCGCCGGTTCCCAgtaccaccaccccccccttccGTGACAAAGTGGACGGCGCCAGTTCCTCTGTCAATATGGAGACAGACTAA
- the usp11 gene encoding ubiquitin carboxyl-terminal hydrolase 11 isoform X1 has translation MAGSADGAAAEPPGLETQRREVEGLVQNHHLRAGDSWYLLDKRWYELWKEYVETGDQNSSSFPGQIDNTELFEDLESYHLRDGLVENEDFVLIPAEAWHKLLSWYGRAADQPPLERKVVDLPSTVKVEVYPVEIFLCLHSDMENVLTEKFSRADSIFAIQKTMRRLFEVPETAETRLWMKSSDTTCERLRNVHISVLESCLSSGMTVIMEMRNTDGTWPSSRPQIMRNSMDEQDSYHGQPGVCGLTNLGNTCFMNSALQCLSNTPPLTEYFLCNGYLEELNFTNPLGMKGEIAEAYADVIKQMWSGRHYSVVPRIFKTKVGHFASQFLGYQQHDSQELLSFLLDGLHEDLNRVKNKEYIELRDADGRPDQAVAEEAWRNHRRRNDSVIVDIFHGLFKSTLVCPECHKVSVTFDPFCYLSVPLPVSKERVMEVFFVSLDPAAKPKQYRLVVPKAGKVSDLCLALSQLTNVPASQMIVADVFNHRFYKIYQADESLSCILDRDDIFVYELSRGSVEEDGDEVVLALYLRERSHYRDYGSGSSNYGTSLFGHPLLISTPRSLCSQEALYLYFLQRLARYVRQPDPSEEVDEEEEADDDDDEEEELYKTQTNGVSDDDDEEESDKPGPSKREGDGQADGSESEVNHANNITGEEDTAVANSRRKKGCAAEDGESAGATVSEELPDASGSPQAARQQPSEEDEDGEEEVDKDEATPPSPQSSERQPKRKCCPTKRSKSLFSIQAVNSNGTTERGLGDGGNTFSFSSQPYVAIDWDPDMKKKHYNENEAEKYMKDRSMEIPHQQARVDLQQCIELFTTVETLEEENPWYCPLCKKHQLATKKLDLWSLPEVLIIHLKRFSYTKYSREKLDTIVDFPLRDLDFSQFLLRKTDSDREPPSRYDLMAVSNHYGGLRDGHYTSYARNKDNGQWYYFDDSKVTYAREEQIVTNAAYLLFYQRQDKIRQPILPAPSDSCSSSPPVPSTTTPPFRDKVDGASSSVNMETD, from the exons ATGGCTGGGTCTGCCGACGGCGCCGCAGCAGAACCGCCTGGTTTAGAAACCCAACGGAGGGAAGTGGAGGGCCTGGTCCAGAACCACCATCTCCGCGCCGGGGACAGCTG GTACCTGCTGGACAAACGATGGTATGAGCTGTGGAAGGAGTATGTTGAAACAGGGGACCAAAACTCCTCCTCCTTTCCTGGGCAGATAGACAACACAGAACTCTTCGAGG ATCTGGAGTCCTACCATTTGAGGGATGGGCTTGTGGAGAATGAGGATTTTGTGTTGATCCCAGCAGAGGCTTGGCATAAGCTTCTGAGTTGGTATGGCAGGGCAGCTGATCAGCCCCCCCTTGAACGCAAG GTGGTGGACTTGCCCAGCACCGTCAAAGTGGAGGTGTACCCGGTGGAGATCTTCTTGTGTCTTCATAGTGATATGGAGAACGTTCTCACTGAGAAATTCAGCCGCGCAGACTCTATAT TTGCGATTCAGAAGACCATGCGGAGGCTGTTTGAGGTACCAGAGACTGCGGAGACCAGGCTGTGGATGAAAAGCTCTGACACAACCTGTGAGAGGCTGCGCAATGTTCACATCAGCGTGCTTGAGTCCTGTCTCAGCTCTGGCATG ACAGTGATCATGGAGATGAGGAACACTGATGGTACCTGGCCCAGCTCCAGACCTCAAATTAT GAGGAACTCTATGGACGAGCAGGACTCGTACCACGGCCAGCCAGGAGTGTGTGGCCTCACTAACTTGGGAAACACATGCTTCATGAATTCTGCCCTTCAG TGTCTCAGCAACACCCCTCCCCTGACGGAGTACTTCTTATGCAATGGCTACCTGGAGGAGCTGAACTTCACCAACCCGCTGGGTATGAAAGGCGAGATCGCCGAGGCTTATGCTGACGTCATCAAGCAGATGTGGTCCGGCCGCCATTACTCTGTGGTGCCTCGTATCTTCAAG ACCAAGGTGGGCCACTTTGCCTCCCAGTTTCTGGGCTATCAGCAGCACGATTCCCAGGAGCTGCTCTCCTTCCTGCTTGATGGCTTGCACGAGGACCTCAACCGTGTCAAGAACAAGGAGTATATAGAGTTACGGGATGCTGATGGTAGACCTGACCAG GCTGTGGCTGAGGAGGCTTGGCGTAACCACCGGCGACGGAACGACTCCGTGATTGTGGACATTTTTCATGGATTGTTCAAGTCCACCCTTGTCTGCCCCGAATGCCACAAAGTGTCTGTCACCTTTGACCCCTTCTGTTACCTGAGTGTGCCCTTGCCTGTCAGCAAGGAGAGAGTGATGGAAGTATTTTTTGTCTCTCTTGACCCAGCAGCCAAACCCAAGCAG TATCGCTTGGTTGTACCCAAAGCAGGCAAAGTGTCAGATCTATGTTTGGCTCTGTCCCAACTGACCAATGTGCCAGCCAGTCAG ATGATCGTGGCTGATGTGTTCAACCATCGCTTCTATAAGATCTACCAGGCTGATGAGTCCCTTAGCTGTATCCTGGATCGGGACGACAtctttgt CTATGAGCTGAGCAGGGGCTCCGTCGAGGAGGATggagacgaggtggtgctggcACTCTACCTGCGAGAGCGCTCGCACTACCGCGACTACGGCTCAGGCAGCAGCAACTACGGCACATCGCTGTTCGGCCATCCGCTGCTGATCTCCACGCCGCGCAGCCTATGCTCTCAGGAGGCCCTCTACCTCTACTTCCTTCAGCGTTTGGC ACGCTACGTTCGTCAGCCGGACCCATCGGAAGAGGtggatgaagaggaggaggcagatgatgacgatgatgaggAAGAAGAGCTGTATAAGACTCAGACCAACGGAGTGAGCGATG ATGACGACGAAGAAGAGAGTGACAAGCCAGGGCCCTCCAAGAGAGAGGGGGACGGCCAAGCCGATGGCTCAGAGTCTGAGGTCAACCATGCGAACAACATTACGGGAGAGGAGGACACTGCTGTGGCCAACAGCAGAAGGAAAAAGGGTTGTGCTGCGGAGGATGGAGAGTCAGCTGGAGCCACCGTCTCAGAGGAGTTACCAGATGCTTCTGGCAGCCCGCAGGCTGCCAGGCAGCAGCCCTctgaggaggatgaggatggcGAAGAGGAAGTAGATAAGGATGAAGCCACACCCCCCAGCCCTCAGTCCAGTGAGCGCCAACCGAAGAGAAAGTGCTGTCCCACTAAACGCAGCAAGTCGCTGTTCTCCATCCAGGCGGTGAACTCCAACGGCACCACAGAGAGGGGCCTGGGTGACGGCGGAAACACCTTCTCTTTCAGCT ctcaGCCCTACGTCGCCATTGACTGGGACCCCGACATGAAGAAGAAGCACTACAATGAGAACGAGGCTGAG AAGTACATGAAGGACAGGAGCATGGAGATCCCTCACCAACAAGCCAGGGTGGATCTGCAGCAGTGCATCGAACTCTTCACCACCGTGGAGACACTGGAGGAAGAGAATCCCTGGTAC TGCCCATTATGCAAGAAGCATCAGCTGGCAACAAAGAAATTGGACCTGTGGTCCCTCCCAGAAGTCCTCATCATCCACCTGAAGCGCTTCTCTTACACCAAGTATTCCCGTGAGAAGCTGGATACAATAGTGGATTTCCCCCTAAG GGATCTGGATTTTTCGCAGTTTCTGCTGAGGAAGACAGATTCTGACAGGGAACCTCCAAGCCGATATGATTTGATGGCTGTTTCTAATCACTATGGCGGACTCAGAGATGGACATT ATACCAGTTATGCGCGGAACAAGGACAATGGCCAATGGTATTACTTCGATGACAGCAAGGTGACCTATGCAAGGGAGGAACAAATTGTG ACCAATGCTGCCTACCTCTTGTTCTACCAACGACAAGACAAGATCCGCCAGCCCATCCTGCCTGCTCCCTCGGATAGCTGCTCCTCATCTCCGCCGGTTCCCAgtaccaccaccccccccttccGTGACAAAGTGGACGGCGCCAGTTCCTCTGTCAATATGGAGACAGACTAA